Proteins from one Cryptomeria japonica chromosome 4, Sugi_1.0, whole genome shotgun sequence genomic window:
- the LOC131874838 gene encoding uncharacterized protein LOC131874838, with product MANRGFEFPVSVAAADTPTPLPGVTATYAPGTPFIANAGYAPTPFFGATASYAPAPSFPRIASYAPTPLFGGATAYPSTALFDAPAVCPPTPFFAIPSQSSALDVDLSFRTPGIAFTPPTPSNTQVGNPPTSSATQSSSVSQPSNAFRTVASSSSTTSAPTITIPLSGEGTALAQTTTSAAVTVPTSGMSFSSGPTSTTNSAAYPRFTLSSSEASATRTASSVTANTRECDRAMEKIYAAMVEMDQLYERLARAEFVRGVALTERDQAQAERNSLQIQPDQARERERQMQIELQQLYATNYALKLERDRVQQLFAEKNALKVEQHPVQQLCAKIDALKVEQNRVLGELETIHQIEMQQLCAKIDGLKEEQDRMQQLCAKIDGLETGQDRLRGELETLRQMRVSDIQVP from the exons ATGGCGAACAGAGGATTCGAATTCCCCGTATCAGTCGCTGCGGCTGATACACCTACGCCTCTCCCCGGCGTCACTGCGACTTACGCCCCTGGTACCCCCTTCATCGCCAATGCGGGTTACGCGCCTACGCCTTTCTTTGGTGCCACTGCGTCTTACGCGCCTGCACCATCCTTCCCCCGCATTGCGAGTTACGCGCCTACGCCTCTCTTCGGCGGCGCTACGGCTTACCCGTCTACGGCTCTCTTCGACGCCCCTGCGGTTTGTCCACCTACGCCATTCTTTGCAATCCCTTCGCAATCTTCTGCTCTGGATGTGGATCTGTCTTTCCGCACTCCGGGCATAGCATTTACTCCACCCACGCCTTCCAACACTCAGGTGGGAAATCCGCCCACTTCCTCAGCAACTCAATCCTCCTCTGTATCGCAACCATCAAATGCGTTTCGAACTGTTGCTTCGTCTTCATCAACCACCAGTGCACCTACAATTACAATTCCTTTATCTGGTGAAGGGACTGCACTAGCACAGACCACTACTTCTGCTGCTGTAACCGTACCAACATCTGGGATGTCATTTTCATCAGGACCAACTTCCACTACCAATTCCGCTGCATATCCCCGTTTTACCTTATCGTCTTCAGAGGCATCTGCAACAAGAACTGCATCTTCAGTAACTG CTAACACTCGAGAGTGCGATAGGGCCATGGAAAAAATATATGCTGCTATGGTAGAGATGGATCAACTTTATGAGAGATTAGCAAGGGCAGAGTTTGTGAGAGGTGTGGCCCTAACTGAGAGAGACCAAGCTCAAGCAGAACGGAATAGTCTGCAGATCCAACCTGATCAGGCccgagagagggagagacaaatgcAGATAGAGCTGCAACAACTATATGCTACGAATTATGCGCTCAAATTAGAGCGAGATCGTGTGCAACAACTATTTGCCGAGAAAAATGCACTCAAAGTAGAGCAACATCCTGTGCAACAACTATGTGCTAAGATAGATGCACTCAAAGTAGAGCAAAATCGTGTGCTAGGAGAGCTCGAGACAATTCATCAGATAGAGATGCAACAACTATGTGCTAAGATAGATGGACTCAAAGAAGAGCAAGATCGTATGCAGCAACTATGTGCTAAGATAGATGGACTCGAAACAGGCCAAGATCGTTTGCGAGGAGAGCTCGAGACACTTCGTCAGATGAGAGTATCAGATATACAAGTACCGTAG
- the LOC131874839 gene encoding uncharacterized protein LOC131874839, giving the protein MANRGFEFPVSVAAADTPTPLPGVTATYAPGTPFIATAGYAPTPFFGATASYAPAPSFPRIANYAPTPLFGGATAYPSTALFDAPAVCPPTPFFAIPSQSSALDVDLSFRTPGIAFTPPTPSNTQVGNPPTSSATQSSSVSQPSNAFRTVASSSSTTSAPTITIPLSGEGTALAQTTTSAAVTVPTSGMSFSSGPTSTTNSAAYPRFTLSSSEASATRTASSVTANTRECDRAMEKIYAAMVEMDQLYERLARAEFVRGVALTERDQAQAERNSLQIQPDQARERERQMQIELQQLYATNYALKLERDRVQQLFAEKNALKVEQHPVQQLCAKIDALKVEQNRVLGELETIHQIEMQQLCAKIDGLKEEQDRMQQLCAKIDGLETGQDRLRGELETLRQMRVSDIQVP; this is encoded by the exons ATGGCGAACAGAGGATTCGAATTCCCCGTATCAGTCGCTGCGGCTGATACACCTACGCCTCTCCCCGGCGTCACTGCGACTTACGCCCCTGGTACCCCCTTCATCGCCACTGCGGGTTACGCGCCTACGCCTTTCTTTGGTGCCACTGCGTCTTACGCGCCTGCACCATCCTTCCCCCGCATTGCGAATTACGCGCCTACGCCTCTCTTCGGCGGCGCTACGGCTTACCCGTCTACGGCTCTCTTCGACGCCCCTGCGGTTTGTCCACCTACGCCATTCTTTGCAATCCCTTCGCAATCTTCTGCTCTGGATGTGGATCTGTCTTTCCGCACTCCGGGCATAGCATTTACTCCACCCACGCCTTCCAACACTCAGGTGGGAAATCCGCCCACTTCCTCAGCAACTCAATCCTCCTCTGTATCGCAACCATCAAATGCGTTTCGAACTGTTGCTTCGTCTTCATCAACCACCAGTGCACCTACAATTACAATTCCTTTATCTGGTGAAGGGACTGCACTAGCACAGACCACTACTTCTGCTGCTGTAACCGTACCAACATCTGGGATGTCATTTTCATCAGGACCAACTTCCACTACCAATTCCGCTGCATATCCCCGTTTTACCTTATCGTCTTCAGAGGCATCTGCAACAAGAACTGCATCTTCAGTAACTG CTAACACTCGAGAGTGCGATAGGGCCATGGAAAAAATATATGCTGCTATGGTAGAGATGGATCAACTTTATGAGAGATTAGCAAGGGCAGAGTTTGTGAGAGGTGTGGCCCTAACTGAGAGAGACCAAGCTCAAGCAGAACGGAATAGTCTGCAGATCCAACCTGATCAGGCccgagagagggagagacaaatgcAGATAGAGCTGCAACAACTATATGCTACGAATTATGCGCTCAAATTAGAGCGAGATCGTGTGCAACAACTATTTGCCGAGAAAAATGCACTCAAAGTAGAGCAACATCCTGTGCAACAACTATGTGCTAAGATAGATGCACTCAAAGTAGAGCAAAATCGTGTGCTAGGAGAGCTCGAGACAATTCATCAGATAGAGATGCAACAACTATGTGCTAAGATAGATGGACTCAAAGAAGAGCAAGATCGTATGCAGCAACTATGTGCTAAGATAGATGGACTCGAAACAGGCCAAGATCGTTTGCGAGGAGAGCTCGAGACACTTCGTCAGATGAGAGTATCAGATATACAAGTACCGTAG